One window of the Daphnia pulex isolate KAP4 chromosome 8, ASM2113471v1 genome contains the following:
- the LOC124200995 gene encoding neprilysin-like isoform X5: protein MEIAASDATLVSVSPVEDVKIKRSRKTFLIGVGAVIGAVVFVIATSLLADQVIRSWKELVDVRQELHDTIEDHQSYLKKEEPTVCWTKECILSAAALMESMDETADPCQDFYQFACGGWKKKNVIPRGSDKISQIGILDDRIQHFIQEFFKENSTRVESKPVNNTRDMYRACLDTDAIDQLGITPFVKILDSYGQWPMTVSNWTEDRFDWRKATASVRNTFGLGFLFEVSNFVDAKDTEFSTIYLDQPSLGLPSFVLKGNNLTSFPIQAYLTFISGVAHTIRDAIGGGANNDTDITKDIEDLISFHIEMANILTPEEDRSQWNLTRIYNPFSLPELQIWTDEANATEAMSQINWHKHLTDIYSAANVSINSDEKIVVIELEYLQRLVQLLDQTTPRVIANFIHWRLILENIYDVNFEMENLAVEFEHEIYGPFPSQPREDWCMKRVHKLMGFAIGAKYVESAFDPQAKIDMMEMILNLKMAFSSLVEESDWMDEETKINALDKAAAMKEYIGYPDWITNRTTLELAYQGIKTKPDKHFDNFYTANQFMVVTNLRFLRFRTNRENLWISFPAVVNAFYYPMFNSITFPAGILQPPFYGKGRLKALNYGAIGSVIGHEITHGFDDEGHKSDKKGHERSWWTNQTLDEFYKRKQCIIDQYSNYTLPELEGTDAFHINGIDTQGENIADNGGLREAFRAYQNYVSTNGKEKRLPGMERYTPEQLFFLSYANVWCSNEIPESLEDQVLFGVHTPPRYRIIGPLSNLVEFSEHFQCPVGSTMNQPNKCIVW from the exons TTCCAGGAAGACTTTCCTAATTGGTGTAGGGGCGGTTATTGGTGCTGTTGTGTTCGTCATAGCCACAAGTCTCCTTGCTGATCAAG TGATTCGATCCTGGAAAGAATTGGTGGACGTCCGTCAAGAGTTGCACGACACGATAGAAGACCACCAATCATAcctgaagaaagaagaaccgACTGTTTGTTGGACGAAAGAATGCATTTTATCAG CCGCTGCGCTGATGGAATCGATGGATGAAACAGCCGATCCCTGCCAAGATTTCTATCAGTTTGCTTGTGgcggatggaagaagaagaacgttaTTCCACGTGGATCCGATAAAATTTCTCAAATTGGCATCTTAGACGACAGAATTCAGCATTTTATTCAAG AGTTCTTTAAGGAAAATAGCACCAGAGTCGAATCAAAACCGGTTAATAACACCCGAGATATGTACAGAGCTTGCTTGGACACTG ATGCGATAGACCAACTGGGAATCACGCCGTTCGTTAAAATTTTGGATTCTTACGGCCAATGGCCTATGACTGTGTCCAACTGGACGGAGGATCGTTTTGACTGGAGAAAAGCAACCGCTTCCGTCCGGAATACATTTGGACTCGGTTTTCTATTTGAAGTTTCCAATTTTGTGGACGCCAAAGACACGGAATTCAGCACAATTTAT TTAGACCAGCCGTCGTTGGGATTGCCCAGTTTCGTACTGAAAGGCAACAACTTGACCAGTTTTCCAATTCAAGCTTATTTGACGTTCATTTCCGGAGTGGCTCACACAATCCGTGATGCAATTGGCGGTGGAGCTAATAACGATACAGATATCACCAAAGATATTGAAGATTTGATAAGTTTCCACATTGAGATGGCCaat ATTTTGACTCCGGAAGAGGATCGATCGCAGTGGAATTTAACCAGAATTTAcaatcctttttctcttcctgaATTACAAATTTGGACTGACGAAGCCAATGCAACCGAGGCAATGAGCCAG ATTAACTGGCACAAGCACCTGACTGACATTTACTCAGCGGCCAATGTCTCCATCAATTCAGATGAAAAGATCGTCGTTATTGAACTCGAATATCTTCAGAGATTAGTGCAACTGCTCGACCAAACTACGCCCAGAGTAATTG CAAATTTCATCCACTGGCGTCTTATCCTCGAGAACATTTACGATGTGAATttcgaaatggaaaatttagCTGTTGAATTCGAACATGAAATTTATGGGCCGTTTCCTTCTCAACCAAG agaagATTGGTGCATGAAACGAGTTCATAAGTTAATGGGATTCGCTATCGGCGCTAAATATGTCGAATCAGCATTCGATCCTCAAGCGAAAATCGACATGATGGAAATGATcctgaatttgaaaatggccTTTAGCTCATTGGTGGAGGAATCCGATTGGATGGACGAAGAGACGAAGATCAACGCGTTGGACAAAGCAGCAGCCATGAAAGAATACATTGGTTATCCTGATTGGATTACCAACAGAACTACACTGGAGTTGGCCTACCAGGGA atTAAAACCAAACCAGACAAgcattttgataatttttacACTGCGAATCAGTTCATGGTGGTCACTAATCTGAGGTTCCTTCGCTTCAGAACCAACCGGGAAAATTT GTGGATCTCTTTTCCGGCTGTAGTGAATGCATTTTACTATCCCATGTTTAATTCTATAA CTTTCCCTGCGGGAATTTTGCAGCCACCCTTTTACGGGAAAGGACGTctaaa GGCTTTGAATTATGGCGCCATTGGTTCTGTCATCGGGCACGAAATAACGCACGGATTTGATGACGAag GCCACAAGAGCGACAAAAAGGGCCATGAAAGATCCTGGTGGACCAACCAAACATTGGACGAGTTTTACAAGCGGAAGCAGTGCATTATCGATCAGTACAGTAACTACACTCTGCCGGAACTTGAAGGAACCGATGCCTTTCAT ATTAATGGAATCGACACGCAAGGAGAAAACATTGCGGACAATGGCGGCCTCAGGGAAGCCTTCCGGGCCTACCAAAATTACGTTTCAACCAACGGCAAGGAGAAACGACTGCCCGGAATGGAACGTTACACTCCGGAGcagttatttttcctttcctatGCCAATGTTTGGTGCTCTAACGAAATCCCCGAAAGTCTTGAAGACCAAGTCCTCTTTGGCGTTCACACTCCGCCAAGATATCGCATTATAGGACCACTTTCTAATTTGGTTGAATTTTCTGAACATTTCCAGTGCCCTGTCGGTTCTACCATGAATCAACCAAACAAATGCATTGTCTGGTAG
- the LOC124200995 gene encoding neprilysin-like isoform X1 encodes MEIAASDATLVSRLPLEKDVKIKRSRKTFLIGVGAVIGAVVFVIATSLLADQVIRSWKELVDVRQELHDTIEDHQSYLKKEEPTVCWTKECILSAAALMESMDETADPCQDFYQFACGGWKKKNVIPRGSDKISQIGILDDRIQHFIQEFFKENSTRVESKPVNNTRDMYRACLDTDAIDQLGITPFVKILDSYGQWPMTVSNWTEDRFDWRKATASVRNTFGLGFLFEVSNFVDAKDTEFSTIYLDQPSLGLPSFVLKGNNLTSFPIQAYLTFISGVAHTIRDAIGGGANNDTDITKDIEDLISFHIEMANILTPEEDRSQWNLTRIYNPFSLPELQIWTDEANATEAMSQINWHKHLTDIYSAANVSINSDEKIVVIELEYLQRLVQLLDQTTPRVIANFIHWRLILENIYDVNFEMENLAVEFEHEIYGPFPSQPREDWCMKRVHKLMGFAIGAKYVESAFDPQAKIDMMEMILNLKMAFSSLVEESDWMDEETKINALDKAAAMKEYIGYPDWITNRTTLELAYQGIKTKPDKHFDNFYTANQFMVVTNLRFLRFRTNRENLWISFPAVVNAFYYPMFNSITFPAGILQPPFYGKGRLKALNYGAIGSVIGHEITHGFDDEGHKSDKKGHERSWWTNQTLDEFYKRKQCIIDQYSNYTLPELEGTDAFHINGIDTQGENIADNGGLREAFRAYQNYVSTNGKEKRLPGMERYTPEQLFFLSYANVWCSNEIPESLEDQVLFGVHTPPRYRIIGPLSNLVEFSEHFQCPVGSTMNQPNKCIVW; translated from the exons ATGGAAATTGCTGCTTCTGACGCAACACTAGTTAGCAGATTACCTTTAGAAAAAGATGTTAAAATTAAGCG TTCCAGGAAGACTTTCCTAATTGGTGTAGGGGCGGTTATTGGTGCTGTTGTGTTCGTCATAGCCACAAGTCTCCTTGCTGATCAAG TGATTCGATCCTGGAAAGAATTGGTGGACGTCCGTCAAGAGTTGCACGACACGATAGAAGACCACCAATCATAcctgaagaaagaagaaccgACTGTTTGTTGGACGAAAGAATGCATTTTATCAG CCGCTGCGCTGATGGAATCGATGGATGAAACAGCCGATCCCTGCCAAGATTTCTATCAGTTTGCTTGTGgcggatggaagaagaagaacgttaTTCCACGTGGATCCGATAAAATTTCTCAAATTGGCATCTTAGACGACAGAATTCAGCATTTTATTCAAG AGTTCTTTAAGGAAAATAGCACCAGAGTCGAATCAAAACCGGTTAATAACACCCGAGATATGTACAGAGCTTGCTTGGACACTG ATGCGATAGACCAACTGGGAATCACGCCGTTCGTTAAAATTTTGGATTCTTACGGCCAATGGCCTATGACTGTGTCCAACTGGACGGAGGATCGTTTTGACTGGAGAAAAGCAACCGCTTCCGTCCGGAATACATTTGGACTCGGTTTTCTATTTGAAGTTTCCAATTTTGTGGACGCCAAAGACACGGAATTCAGCACAATTTAT TTAGACCAGCCGTCGTTGGGATTGCCCAGTTTCGTACTGAAAGGCAACAACTTGACCAGTTTTCCAATTCAAGCTTATTTGACGTTCATTTCCGGAGTGGCTCACACAATCCGTGATGCAATTGGCGGTGGAGCTAATAACGATACAGATATCACCAAAGATATTGAAGATTTGATAAGTTTCCACATTGAGATGGCCaat ATTTTGACTCCGGAAGAGGATCGATCGCAGTGGAATTTAACCAGAATTTAcaatcctttttctcttcctgaATTACAAATTTGGACTGACGAAGCCAATGCAACCGAGGCAATGAGCCAG ATTAACTGGCACAAGCACCTGACTGACATTTACTCAGCGGCCAATGTCTCCATCAATTCAGATGAAAAGATCGTCGTTATTGAACTCGAATATCTTCAGAGATTAGTGCAACTGCTCGACCAAACTACGCCCAGAGTAATTG CAAATTTCATCCACTGGCGTCTTATCCTCGAGAACATTTACGATGTGAATttcgaaatggaaaatttagCTGTTGAATTCGAACATGAAATTTATGGGCCGTTTCCTTCTCAACCAAG agaagATTGGTGCATGAAACGAGTTCATAAGTTAATGGGATTCGCTATCGGCGCTAAATATGTCGAATCAGCATTCGATCCTCAAGCGAAAATCGACATGATGGAAATGATcctgaatttgaaaatggccTTTAGCTCATTGGTGGAGGAATCCGATTGGATGGACGAAGAGACGAAGATCAACGCGTTGGACAAAGCAGCAGCCATGAAAGAATACATTGGTTATCCTGATTGGATTACCAACAGAACTACACTGGAGTTGGCCTACCAGGGA atTAAAACCAAACCAGACAAgcattttgataatttttacACTGCGAATCAGTTCATGGTGGTCACTAATCTGAGGTTCCTTCGCTTCAGAACCAACCGGGAAAATTT GTGGATCTCTTTTCCGGCTGTAGTGAATGCATTTTACTATCCCATGTTTAATTCTATAA CTTTCCCTGCGGGAATTTTGCAGCCACCCTTTTACGGGAAAGGACGTctaaa GGCTTTGAATTATGGCGCCATTGGTTCTGTCATCGGGCACGAAATAACGCACGGATTTGATGACGAag GCCACAAGAGCGACAAAAAGGGCCATGAAAGATCCTGGTGGACCAACCAAACATTGGACGAGTTTTACAAGCGGAAGCAGTGCATTATCGATCAGTACAGTAACTACACTCTGCCGGAACTTGAAGGAACCGATGCCTTTCAT ATTAATGGAATCGACACGCAAGGAGAAAACATTGCGGACAATGGCGGCCTCAGGGAAGCCTTCCGGGCCTACCAAAATTACGTTTCAACCAACGGCAAGGAGAAACGACTGCCCGGAATGGAACGTTACACTCCGGAGcagttatttttcctttcctatGCCAATGTTTGGTGCTCTAACGAAATCCCCGAAAGTCTTGAAGACCAAGTCCTCTTTGGCGTTCACACTCCGCCAAGATATCGCATTATAGGACCACTTTCTAATTTGGTTGAATTTTCTGAACATTTCCAGTGCCCTGTCGGTTCTACCATGAATCAACCAAACAAATGCATTGTCTGGTAG
- the LOC124200639 gene encoding protein Daple-like: protein MNPELLEPENQPEHFGNSIPVPESESNFPGNRITPLIMRKPEPDWISSCVKDDVKVKENTDLQEKLDKLEKENQNLESQSSLINFECDSNQKSFQESNESLRTKLGFIFDTNNQIKEEIEKALYTAQAQHVIDKQATEIRQLKADLHLANGEIRKVIGRKLQLQVELDEFKMNAAVIQREKEELEKEMVALKESVIQQKTDWRCIELQINAENYGLKRALSHLGKVNQRMIKTNESLQFSTEIANYLAEKNEAEKDNLQSTIVQLEQEVIQSRQTIELLQKENQEMWNNRETFVLSAQKAEKLALEQMAALSNALRELELAVKCSKGVTESENIDLQNSDELNQKDSKSTRNTSWLKQWLIKRGLINPKPEESELTKLLRGTGILMMKRAKDLKEQANTVAGTGKELTKRAKQLSNN, encoded by the coding sequence ATGAACCCTGAACTTTTAGAACCAGAAAACCAACCTGAACATTTTGGAAACTCGATTCCGGTACCAGAATCCGAATCGAATTTCCCTGGAAACCGCATAACACCACTTATTATGCGGAAACCTGAACCTGACTGGATCTCATCATGTGTTAAAGATGATGTTAAAGTTAAAGAGAATACCGATCTGCAAGAGAAATTAGACAAACTAGAAAAAGAGAACCAAAATCTTGAATCCCAATCATCgcttattaattttgaatgtgaTTCAAACCAAAAGAGCTTTCAAGAGTCTAACGAATCATTGAGGACGAAATTGGGTTTCATTTTCGATACAAACAACCAAATCAAAGAGGAAATCGAAAAGGCCTTGTACACTGCTCAAGCTCAACATGTCATCGACAAGCAAGCTACGGAAATTCGTCAACTCAAAGCCGATCTTCACTTGGCAAATGGCGAAATTCGGAAAGTTATCGGTCGAAAACTGCAGTTGCAAGTCGAGTTGGACGAGTTTAAAATGAATGCCGCAGTCATCCagcgagagaaagaagagctgGAGAAGGAGATGGTCGCTTTGAAAGAAAGTGTCATCCAACAGAAAACTGATTGGCGTTGCATCGAGTTGCAAATCAATGCCGAAAACTACGGATTGAAAAGGGCATTGAGTCATTTGGGGAAGGTTAATCAAAGAatgattaaaacaaatgaatctCTTCAATTTTCAACTGAAATTGCGAATTATTTGGCTGAAAAGAACGAAGCTGAAAAGGATAATCTTCAATCGACCATTGTCCAATTGGAACAGGAAGTGATTCAATCACGCCAGACAATTGAACTCTTGCAGAAAGAAAACCAGGAAATGTGGAACAACCGAGAAACTTTCGTCCTATCTGCtcaaaaagcagaaaaattgGCTCTCGAGCAAATGGCAGCGCTCTCTAATGCTCTTAGAGAACTGGAATTGGCGGTCAAGTGTTCAAAGGGCGTGACCGAATCGGAGAATATTGACCTGCAGAATAGCGACGAGTTGAATCAAAAGGATTCGAAATCTACCAGAAATACATCGTGGCTCAAACAGTGGCTCATCAAGCGCGGATTGATTAATCCGAAACCGGAAGAGAGCGAGTTAACAAAACTATTACGAGGCACCGGaattttgatgatgaaaagaGCCAAGGATCTTAAGGAACAAGCAAACACTGTGGCAGGAACAGGAAAAGAATTGACAAAGAGAGCTAAGCAACTATCAAATAATTAA
- the LOC124200640 gene encoding tachykinin-like peptides receptor 86C: MNESVKADGHQIGAVNKIQQQTSQLDTDEKTTWILAFGVLLVVATVGNSLVTWFIIARRRLAKAHSCFMLSLTMADFAMLYLEGVFNFIYILDGHWRYGTAYCMIDRFLSELTNAASIFTLTVTSYDRYLAIVKPFLPRSTRKSAFITIATCWIIAVILAMPNLLYSDEFILRQAGEDLLKCEIVWPERDVVLNNYSYRVLVFVITYLLPTVCMAYWNFRIAVVLTTSTVLTSGDGDTRNNLQLNLLVKKRKVALFYLKN, from the exons ATGAATGAATCTGTCAAAGCCGATGGCCATCAGATAGGAGCCGTCAACAagatccagcagcagacgtCGCAACTGGACACGGACGAGAAGACGACCTGGATCTTGGCATTTGGTGTGCTTCTAGTCGTGGCGACGGTGGGCAACAGCTTAGTCACGTGGTTCATCATAG CTCGCCGCCGGCTGGCCAAAGCTCACAGCTGCTTCATGCTGAGCTTGACAATGGCGGACTTTGCAATGCTCTATTTGGAGGGCGTCTTCAATTTCATCTACATTCTTGATGG ACACTGGCGATACGGAACAGCTTACTGCATGATTGACAGATTTCTCTCGGAATTGACCAACGCGGCCAGCATCTTTACGTTGACCGTCACGTCCTACGACAG ATACCTGGCGATCGTGAAACCCTTTTTGCCAAGATCAACTCGAAAAAGCGCTTTTATTACCATCGCAACCTGCTGGATTATCGCCGTCATCCTGGCCATGCCCAATCTCTTGTACTCGGACGAATTCATTTTACG CCAAGCTGGTGAGGATCTATTGAAGTGCGAAATCGTTTGGCCGGAGCGAGACGTTGTGCTAAACAACTACTC ATACAGAGTGCTGGTGTTTGTAATTACCTATCTTTTGCCGACCGTTTGTATGGCTTACTGGAACTTTCGAATCGCCGTTGTTTTGACGACGAGTACGGTGCTCACCAGCGGCGACGGTGACACGCGCAACAACCTGCAGTTGAATCTCCTcgtcaagaaaagaaaggtcgctttattttatttgaaaaattaa
- the LOC124200997 gene encoding gastric triacylglycerol lipase-like produces MQRIVRMLLTGIVVLTLSGFSRCSASTIASRNPEAAMSTVEIIRSRGYVCTVYQVTTADGYILELHRIGLSNGRPVLLQHGLLSTDVDWITNPARQSLGFRLADLGYDVYLSNARGNTYSRRHIHLDPKKLAYWNFSYDEMGLYDVPANVDFILKLSQKSKLIYIGHSMGATMFYIAAASHPELNEKIDLMIGLAPVASMAHFSSPVKALAPHVDVIQFYLRSTRTTAFLAKESWSRRFQKSVCQHTFKTMQMCQNVIFYITGADRQNFNSSVLSIIEGHFPAGTSVNTLAQFAQGYNTGKREGEQFRAYDHGLSENLRRYGLNRPPMYNLTRVTAPVYLFWGPGDLLASSKDIDWLSKQLGNLQSSVKIDWPEFNHLDFLWGVNSNQLLYDPLISVLPIP; encoded by the exons ATGCAACGCATTGTCCGCATGTTATTGACCGGAATCGTGGTGTTGACATTGTCTGGATTTAGCAGGTGCAGTGCCTCTACTATCGCCAGCAGAAATCCGGAAGCAGCTATGTCAACG GTGGAGATCATCCGATCACGCGGATATGTTTGCACCGTCTATCAAGTAACAACCGCTGATGGATACATTCTAGAATTGCATCGCATTGGATTGTCAAATGGAAGACCCGTTTTACTCCAGCACGGTCTTTTGAGCACCGATGTGGATTGGATAACCAATCCGGCCAGACAATCGCtgg GATTCCGTTTGGCTGATCTAGGCTACGACGTTTATCTTTCAAACGCAAGAGGAAACACGTATTCGAGGCGGCACATCCACCTGGATCCCAAGAAATTAGCTTATTGGAATTTCTC ATACGACGAAATGGGACTGTACGATGTTCCAGCCAACGTTGATTTCATCCTCAAGTTATCTCAAAAATCTAAACTCATATACATTGG tCATTCGATGGGTGCTACCATGTTTTACATAGCGGCGGCAAGTCATCCGGAATTAAACGAAAAGATCGATTTAATGATTGGCTTGGCACCTGTGGCGAGTATGGCTCATTTCAGTAGCCCAGTCAAAGctcttgcccctcacgtagaCGTGattcag TTCTATTTACGTTCAACGCGAACGACGGCATTTTTAGCTAAAGAGAGCTGGAGCCGCCGTTTTCAAAAATCAGTTTGCCAACACACGTTCAAAACGATGCAAATGTGTCAGAATGTCATCTTTTACATTACCGGAGCAGAtcgacaaaatttcaattcg tcTGTGCTATCCATTATCGAAGGCCACTTCCCAGCTGGGACGTCTGTCAACACACTGGCTCAATTCGCTCAAGGATACAATAcag GTAAACGTGAAGGAGAACAGTTTCGCGCTTACGACCACGGCCTTTCTGAGAATTTAAGACGATATGGCCTTAACCGACCCCCTATGTACAACCTCACGCGGGTAACAGCCCCAGTTTACCTATTCTGGGGTCCTGGGGACTTACTCGCTTCCTCAAAG GACATCGACTGGCTTTCCAAACAGCTTGGAAATTTACAATCTTCCGTGAAAATCGATTGGCCCGAGTTCAATCATCTCGATTTCCTCTGGGGAGTGAATAGCAATCAGCTACTCTACGATCCTTTAATATCAGTGCTACCGATTCCGTGA
- the LOC124200995 gene encoding neprilysin-like isoform X3: MEIAASDATLVSVSPVEDVKIKRSRKTFLIGVGAVIGAVVFIIATSLLADQVIRSWKELVDVRQELHDTIEDHQSYLKKEEPTVCWTKECILSAAALMESMDETADPCQDFYQFACGGWKKKNVIPRGSDKISQIGILDDRIQHFIQEFFKENSTRVESKPVNNTRDMYRACLDTDAIDQLGITPFVKILDSYGQWPMTVSNWTEDRFDWRKATASVRNTFGLGFLFEVSNFVDAKDTEFSTIYLDQPSLGLPSFVLKGNNLTSFPIQAYLTFISGVAHTIRDAIGGGANNDTDITKDIEDLISFHIEMANILTPEEDRSQWNLTRIYNPFSLPELQIWTDEANATEAMSQINWHKHLTDIYSAANVSINSDEKIVVIELEYLQRLVQLLDQTTPRVIANFIHWRLILENIYDVNFEMENLAVEFEHEIYGPFPSQPREDWCMKRVHKLMGFAIGAKYVESAFDPQAKIDMMEMILNLKMAFSSLVEESDWMDEETKINALDKAAAMKEYIGYPDWITNRTTLELAYQGIKTKPDKHFDNFYTANQFMVVTNLRFLRFRTNRENLWISFPAVVNAFYYPMFNSITFPAGILQPPFYGKGRLKALNYGAIGSVIGHEITHGFDDEGHKSDKKGHERSWWTNQTLDEFYKRKQCIIDQYSNYTLPELEGTDAFHINGIDTQGENIADNGGLREAFRAYQNYVSTNGKEKRLPGMERYTPEQLFFLSYANVWCSNEIPESLEDQVLFGVHTPPRYRIIGPLSNLVEFSEHFQCPVGSTMNQPNKCIVW; the protein is encoded by the exons TGATTCGATCCTGGAAAGAATTGGTGGACGTCCGTCAAGAGTTGCACGACACGATAGAAGACCACCAATCATAcctgaagaaagaagaaccgACTGTTTGTTGGACGAAAGAATGCATTTTATCAG CCGCTGCGCTGATGGAATCGATGGATGAAACAGCCGATCCCTGCCAAGATTTCTATCAGTTTGCTTGTGgcggatggaagaagaagaacgttaTTCCACGTGGATCCGATAAAATTTCTCAAATTGGCATCTTAGACGACAGAATTCAGCATTTTATTCAAG AGTTCTTTAAGGAAAATAGCACCAGAGTCGAATCAAAACCGGTTAATAACACCCGAGATATGTACAGAGCTTGCTTGGACACTG ATGCGATAGACCAACTGGGAATCACGCCGTTCGTTAAAATTTTGGATTCTTACGGCCAATGGCCTATGACTGTGTCCAACTGGACGGAGGATCGTTTTGACTGGAGAAAAGCAACCGCTTCCGTCCGGAATACATTTGGACTCGGTTTTCTATTTGAAGTTTCCAATTTTGTGGACGCCAAAGACACGGAATTCAGCACAATTTAT TTAGACCAGCCGTCGTTGGGATTGCCCAGTTTCGTACTGAAAGGCAACAACTTGACCAGTTTTCCAATTCAAGCTTATTTGACGTTCATTTCCGGAGTGGCTCACACAATCCGTGATGCAATTGGCGGTGGAGCTAATAACGATACAGATATCACCAAAGATATTGAAGATTTGATAAGTTTCCACATTGAGATGGCCaat ATTTTGACTCCGGAAGAGGATCGATCGCAGTGGAATTTAACCAGAATTTAcaatcctttttctcttcctgaATTACAAATTTGGACTGACGAAGCCAATGCAACCGAGGCAATGAGCCAG ATTAACTGGCACAAGCACCTGACTGACATTTACTCAGCGGCCAATGTCTCCATCAATTCAGATGAAAAGATCGTCGTTATTGAACTCGAATATCTTCAGAGATTAGTGCAACTGCTCGACCAAACTACGCCCAGAGTAATTG CAAATTTCATCCACTGGCGTCTTATCCTCGAGAACATTTACGATGTGAATttcgaaatggaaaatttagCTGTTGAATTCGAACATGAAATTTATGGGCCGTTTCCTTCTCAACCAAG agaagATTGGTGCATGAAACGAGTTCATAAGTTAATGGGATTCGCTATCGGCGCTAAATATGTCGAATCAGCATTCGATCCTCAAGCGAAAATCGACATGATGGAAATGATcctgaatttgaaaatggccTTTAGCTCATTGGTGGAGGAATCCGATTGGATGGACGAAGAGACGAAGATCAACGCGTTGGACAAAGCAGCAGCCATGAAAGAATACATTGGTTATCCTGATTGGATTACCAACAGAACTACACTGGAGTTGGCCTACCAGGGA atTAAAACCAAACCAGACAAgcattttgataatttttacACTGCGAATCAGTTCATGGTGGTCACTAATCTGAGGTTCCTTCGCTTCAGAACCAACCGGGAAAATTT GTGGATCTCTTTTCCGGCTGTAGTGAATGCATTTTACTATCCCATGTTTAATTCTATAA CTTTCCCTGCGGGAATTTTGCAGCCACCCTTTTACGGGAAAGGACGTctaaa GGCTTTGAATTATGGCGCCATTGGTTCTGTCATCGGGCACGAAATAACGCACGGATTTGATGACGAag GCCACAAGAGCGACAAAAAGGGCCATGAAAGATCCTGGTGGACCAACCAAACATTGGACGAGTTTTACAAGCGGAAGCAGTGCATTATCGATCAGTACAGTAACTACACTCTGCCGGAACTTGAAGGAACCGATGCCTTTCAT ATTAATGGAATCGACACGCAAGGAGAAAACATTGCGGACAATGGCGGCCTCAGGGAAGCCTTCCGGGCCTACCAAAATTACGTTTCAACCAACGGCAAGGAGAAACGACTGCCCGGAATGGAACGTTACACTCCGGAGcagttatttttcctttcctatGCCAATGTTTGGTGCTCTAACGAAATCCCCGAAAGTCTTGAAGACCAAGTCCTCTTTGGCGTTCACACTCCGCCAAGATATCGCATTATAGGACCACTTTCTAATTTGGTTGAATTTTCTGAACATTTCCAGTGCCCTGTCGGTTCTACCATGAATCAACCAAACAAATGCATTGTCTGGTAG